CAGTTTTGATTGGTGCAGAAGTCCCTTTTCTTTGCCGGAAAGGGGATATTCATAGGTGTCTGCAAAGTTCGCTACATGTattattcttctttttaaaatttctcgGTTAAGATCGTGTGAAACGCTTGTAAATCCATCTTTCTCTTCAAAAGGAAGAGGTTTTTTTTGGTTCCTCTTATTCTTGACATCATGGACCATGTTCCTTTACACACACATATCTGTCTTCATATGCTTAATCAAGAAGTTTATATTTCCATGTTTGAATTTTCTAGTATCTTGTTTTCATTCCTCATCTAACCTCAAATATATACTTTCAAAATGGTACTGTAGATCCGAGAGGGTCTGCACTACAATCCTTACTTTCCCGGGGGAGCTATTGCCATGCCTAAAATGCTCATTGACGGTGCTGTTGAGTATGAAGATGGTATCCCTGCAACTGAAGCTCAGGTTggtttcttcattatttttgtcGCTAGGTTTTCAGGAGAGGCATTAACTGCAAGACTGGAATGTACTTTCTATCAGGTAATCTCATGTTATTGATTGTGTTTCAGATGGGAAAAGACGTTGTGTCGTTTCTGTCATGGGCTGCAGAACCAGAAATGGAAGAGAGGAAACTGGTAACGTagcataaaaacatgttttcagcACCTTATATCCTCAAGAATTTACTGTAGCTGACATGCACTCTCTGATACAGATGGGTTTTAAGTGGATATTCGTACTCTCCTTGGCGTTGCTTCAAGCTGCTTATTACCGGCGTTTGAAGTGGTCGGTTCTCAAGTCTCGCAAGCTGGTCCTTGATGTTGTCAATTAGCTTCTATCCGGCTTCTCTCATTCTTATCTTTGGGAGGACGTGGATTGGCAATAATTCTCCTTTGTAAGAAAACTAGGTTTCTTGAGTGACCCAAAGAGTCTGAAATTGAGGTAGAAAAATAAGCTCCTCCATACTTGTAATACACTAATGGTGCGACTCGGACatgaatttttgttatatttcttTCTGGGTGATGGATATATCCTCATGCTTGGTTTTACTGTCTTCAAGCTCTTCAAAGAATCCTTGATATTTGGGTGCTGAAAAGCACAAGATCGACTGTTTACATACTCTGGCCCTGAGGATTGCTACACCATGTGTAAAAATCCTAGATAAATTAGGAGCAGACCTGACTATAATGCAGCCAATGCTTACTGGCTAAGAGCCTCTAGAAAGATGGATTATAAAGgggatatattttgaaaaattcatttcaaataatGCCTTTTTCTTAACCTCTGTCTCTTCTGCAGCCAATAATAACGAGTATTCTTGAACTATTTAATGCACCAATTAAATGATTTGaagaatgtatttttatatcgaGTTGatgcatttaaaataataattttaaggtttgaatatttactattaatatttgataagaGTCATATTACCATAATGCTTAAAGTTGGAGGGGTGTTCTGACATGTTCTTGCAATGAAGTAGGAATTTGAACACGTGATCTCTTTACAGGTGCAACAAGTACGATGTCATTAACTTGGAGGACTGGCTATAATTTTATAGCATTTACTAGATAGCTTGTCTGTGCTTTGCTGCTGGCTGGGCCGGGTTACTTTTTttgaagtgtaaaaaataattttaaagtgctgaagtgtatttaaaaaaaaatatatattaatgactctaaattattgaaagagaactgaaaaaaaatgattgtcaaaaaaatcaatgaaaaaaaaaaaaagtaaattagcAAAGCTGggtaaataaattgaaaaataaatcaagattatgattcaatgataaaattaaaaacaaattaaaacttgataaaaatggttaagaataaaaattaaaaatcaaaatattgagggtcaaaatctcaaatatcattatatattGAATCGAGGtgcaaaattgaaaattcatgtaaagaaattcacaaaagaatctaaaacaaaaataaaaatcaagctaacgataatcaaatttgaaaagagaaaaaagattgaaaaactcaaaatcaaaatacaccatttgattttcaaaatgttCAACTTGACGAGTTAACTCATGACCCAAGAAATTCATGACTTAGACCGGCCCGAGTTTCAAAAGTAATtggaacaaaacacaaaaaatatttgatacttatatttaattcagaaacaaaaattttcataaaaaaacctaaaatgaaCAAAGCCGGGAAAAGAAAGCTCTAAtaagatgtttttattttaaaatgaatggaaaatatCCTAGGAAGtggaaaagaaagcaagaagatgTACATGGATGAGATcggaaaaaaaacctaaaaaaaagggaaaataccAATTAAATGTGGCTGAACCTTTTAAATCTAGGTTAATTGCTCAAATTCGCaaaccattaaattttaaatctaatcTCAATTAAGAAGTTgaatataaacaaattcaatactaaaaaaaatgagataaatcaatttaattacaaacaaaattctttttaaaaaagcaacatCTAGGAAAGAACACCATGAAAAACCAAAGCTATATcagttgaaggatgaaataaataaatattggttaattaaattacattactCGTAACAACTGTCTTGATTACGCTGCTGTGAGGACTGAGGAGCGCAGGCCACCAACGTGCACAACAACATAACTTCTCTTGCATCGCTCATTAAACTACATGTCCTGTCTAGTTTTCCTGCGGTAATTAATTCTTACAAGCTGGGCCCCGCTCGTAAAAGCAGAGGTCCACAGCTGAGAGGTTCCACCTCGTTTAGCCCGTAAGCTATACTCTACAGGGCGGTACGTACCTTAATCCAAGGGGTATGTCCAGAACCAGATTCTTAACAAAGTTGATTTTCTACTTGAAATTCAATGTCTGTAGGCATGCTTTCTGTGCTAGACTAGGAAACCGTCAAGGACAGCTTAGAACCGTACTACCTGGCCCTTAATTTTGAGCCACAAGAGAGGAGCGAGCGTatcaaaagaagagaagaaccTTAAAAGAGCCTGCTGGTGGTTGCCGTCGTTTAACCAAGAGTTTTTAGAGAGAACAACCCACCTCCACCATTAAAGACTCCCACACGTACACGCCTGCTGAGAAAAAGAAGTGGCCCTTTTCTTTGACAGCATCTATCCTTGGAGAAAACCTAAATTCAGTACCAAATGTATGCACTCGTCACCTATTCAGTCATGAATGTTTCAGTCCCAAATGTATGCACTCGTCCCTTAATAGAAGAATTGGTAATGCGGATACCTTTCAAAATAcacttaaattatatttaaattgtttgtaACTTGACCCAATAAGAACCTATCTTggagaattaaaattatatacaatGATTATTCTCACTCTGGGTTTATAAAAAGATAcgatataaaattacaacaaactTGATTAATCCTTCAAAGAGTTTGCAAtttcaatcaagaacttagtaTGAGAATCACTCAACCACACGAAAAATAGTAAGGGTGctaatttctttattaaaaacatattttcctCAAAAATATCTCTACAATAGAGTGTTTATACTATAAAGAATTCTAAGTCAAATAGGATATTCATAGTGAATATGgataaacctaataaataataacaattcaatgaatccaaatttaaataaaagctCTAATATCTCTAAAAGGtgtaataataactaaaagataaataaaacaataacctaactaatttaaataaaaataaagttgtttttgtaatttgttgatAGAATCGAGGTCCAATTTCAAACTCATGGTTCTCTCtcatcttaatgaattagaaaatattttgtatatgaATGTCTACTTTCTAATAAATCTAGAAtcacattaaaatttattttgtatatcttGTTACCGccaaaacaatagaaaaattgTCAAAGCTAATAGATTTGAATCTTCttatttcaattgttttctaaATATTTGAATGTTCACCTCCAGGCCTTTCTTgaatatgatttaaattaatcaaggtttGTACTTCATTATTTAATGACTTCTTGAAGTTCATCTTAATTCATGTGTTTCggagaaatttattaaaaatcccTTTAACCTTTGAATTCTAAGGgcacgtttgggaacgcggctgcggctgcggctgcgttcccaaaaaatttgaatttttttttttactaaaatttaatatggtttggatcgttttgatgtgctgatgtcaaaaatgatttttaaaaaatgaaaaaacatcattggcatgcattttggcatgaaaagttatttaaaaagcactcacaaccacactgccaaacatgctCTAAATTTTGTTACTAAAAAAcctctaaataaatattttagtgcTACTTGGATCTCATCACCTGGCTTGTTACAATCAAACAAGCTCTAGAAGGCCCCGAGATTAGGCCGTAAATGTCCTATTCAAgctagttttattaattttttagattttatatttaatttcaaattttatgttattttttttatcttaatattctGATTTATTAGCTTATATATGAATGATGGTTTCTGATATATTTAAGAAGttataaacattttttaagGAAACATGTTTGATTACACttttatttgagaataaaaaCTACAAATTGAGTACGGTCTTGTTTGTAATTCTTCTTGTTAattaattctatcttttattgttattaattatcCACATGTTCGTGCGTCTGCCCGTAGATATCATAATCTCTACGAACGATTGCCTGAATCCTTGTGAAACCAGCCTGAGCCCGACTGAACATGgccaatcttcttcttgttgctaATAGTGAAAGGATGGGAGGATAGAGCGCATTGTTTAGAATCGATTATGTCTGGAACAAAATTGACAAGATTACGAGGTTTGAGACACAGTTGATAATATAGTCATACGTGCAGGACTAAACTGAGGTTTTCCTCTGTACTATTATTACAAGTAGCAGGCAGCTAAGAATACAAAGAGAGTGAGGGGTCTCACTCTTACAAAGTTACACTAACCAAACAGACAGCAGCATTTGACAACTGATAGCTAGGTCCTTTGTTAGGATATTATCTGATCCAGCCAAAGGGATTGCGATATTCTGGTTCTGGATGTAATGTCTATTATTCATCCATAAACActaataatcttatttaatttttttcggggttattttctttctcctgCATCAAGTTCAAATACAGTTTGATAGTACAATAGTAGGGCATGATGCTGGCTGGCATTGGTCATTATTCATCCTGATTCCTGTATTATCTTCTCCTCAACGTTTCCTCGCCGCTGTTTCCCTTTGGGCATTGAAGAAGACAGCGGCTACAGGCAGGCCAAGCTCATTTTCTTCAGCGAATTTCCTGGTGTTAAATTTGTCCCTTGAAGCTGGAGTGGTCACTGTTTGCCTTCCCTTCTGCTTGAAAAGTAGGAAAACAAACCTGTGGATCCCTATGTTAGGCCTTGGCATCTCATAGTTCATCACTTCCCTTCCTGCAGGTAGTcataattaaaaggaaaagaaaaccctCAAAAATCATTACTTCTTCACATCTGATAATTACTTCTCTCTCTAGCCTAGATCAGGGTGAAGAATCATACCAAATGTGGCATCTGTGGTGCCTGGGATGTCAGTTACTATCCTGTAATGATATTGGTCAAATCAAGGTAAAGCAGTGAGGATGTGATTTTAACTGTACTTTttcttactatttttattattctacatGATTACACCTTTTCTACTTGAGTTGTGTGAGAAATCTGGAAATGATAGAGGCAgcttttttaactatttttggGTTGTTACTTGGAATTCAATTAATACTTGTTTTACAGTTAtcattaatggaaataattctTTGGTAGCTTGAGTTCTATACATATAGGTGAAGAGATTATTTAGAGAAATTGATATACCAGTGTAGGTGCTCCCTGAGGTATGGATCACTAGGACCAGGAACAtcagggtctgtcatgacctgCAGCCATCAAGGTTATACAGTGAGAACAACatcaaagaaggaaaaaagagctCTTGGGCATGGAAGAACAAATATCATACCAGGGTGAAAAAGGATCTCATATCACCTCCATGAACCTCAACTTTAGGTTTATGAGTTACCGCAGATGGGAATAGCTCATGGCCATTAAAAACCTGCTTCCTGTTGGACTGATAAGTCACTGTCATTTTCACATTTGCAGTGAAATGATCGATAACATCTCCAATCACTCTCCCAACCACAAGAGGCTCTGACATCTTTGCCATGATATCTATAAATATTTGTATACTATAGAAGACTGGATGTTACAAAGAGACAAAGAGAGCTAGAGTACACAAAAAGGAAGTGATGAAGGGAGTGGATAAGCTAACGATATTGCTATGTTCTCCTCTCTTTTGGAAGAACTCATGCTGGGGATTGGGGATGGAAGCCTAATATTTATAGTGCTGAGATGTATCCTTCAAGCCACTTTAGATCCATGGAAGCTCATGAGCCTCGGGGGAGGTGGGGtcacaaaaaataaaccatCAAGAGATTATTAAGTCAGATTAAGCTCATTGTATATTAAGAATTCGTTTGAACCACTGTTCAAACTACATTTCGTAtgaaaaaacacagaaaaatgaTGCTTTTTGATGCAGAACGCAGTTTTCATCGTCTGGAAACGTATTTTTTATGCTAGTCTGTGTATTCaaacaattttaataatttcttgaagcgttaatctcaaaattaaattcaataaatcatAGAAAAGGATATTTCATCCAGTCACTTCGAGTTGATAAACAAGTACTAAGCTAGCATATAATGTGTGGTAGAGTACCCTTGCTGGCAACAAATTTGATACCTCATACCGTGATAGGTAACTGTGGGCATACTTCCATTAATTTACAGCAGTACTGTGTGTGGGTCTGTAATATGGAAGTAATAATTCTCATACATTGGAGAGGGGGGATCGAGATCACATCATGCAGGGCTGGGTTATGGATCCTCTCTCACACCCATTATTTGTAGCTTATTATTGTACATTCCAGATGGTTAGAACAAGGATCTTACGGCAAATGTCaatatgaaatataatattCTATATTATTGATCTGCGCTGCagctcaaattaatttttttttaatggaaacaaAATTGTCTCAGTATTACTAATGTATATGatgcatattaaaatatatatttttttatgaaatatttgataatatttaaaaaaaaaattactgggAGGGATTGCGACATTTTAAATGAATTCgggttaacttatcaaatttataatcctagttatgagattgtgataactctataaaaaaacaaatcaagatagAGTATGAATGACAATTCCTATTCAACCCactattaaaagatgaaattaaaaaaaattacttaagtCAGctcgagttaacatgtcaaGCCCGCAAGCCGAGTCATGAAATcagaataatctcatagaaaacaaataaaaaaattactatatcaattttcaacaaattcaatgttgaaggatgagataaaaaaatcaattaaaaaataaatcaagttaacCTAGACTAACCTGTTAAATTCGTGACTTAGattatgagatcgagataacttcaaaaaaaaaaaatttgtaaaactccatcaatttccaacaaactcaatgttgaaggttgaaatcaagaaaaaaaatcaatgagacCGAAATAACtctacaaaaaaattttaaaaaattacgaGGCACAATTCCtaacaacttaatattgaaagatgatattgaaaaaaaaataaaaaaaattgagttgttggaaattgaaactgaaaaaaaaaacaaattcaaaatgaacaaaaacaatGAACCTAGTCAACTTGCCAAGTATGCGACTTGAATCGTGAGATCAGGATAACtagattgaaaggaaaaaaaaattattaagtccaattaaaaaaatcaattataaaaggacctaaataataaaaaaattcaacctagGTCAACCCGTCAAACCCATAAACTAGGTTACGAGATTCaaataatcttatagaaagcaaattgaaaaaaaattatgaaactcaatttccaaccattccaatattaaaagataaaattagaaaaaaaatcaattagaaaaaacaacaaaaaaaaattctaagtcaACTCTtattaacatgtaaaatttaCGATCCAAgttatgaaattatgataacttcatgtaaagtaaataaaaaaaaactatgaagcttTATTTCTAACCGATCTAATattgaaagttaaaataaaaaaaattaaattcacgaGAATGAtatataacccaataaaaaaaataaaaaaattctgaaaaatatattacatattatgaaaaataccagttagttaagagagagagaaaaagctGGTGGTTAAGTTGGACTCAtcgaataaagaaagaaatgaaatggtatatatatatatatatatatatatatatatatatatatatatatatatatatatatatatactgaatCGAGAGTAAAATTGAGAATTTCAATGTAGAAGGAGAATAATGGATAACTATGGATCGATGcaaatgttttataaatttagtgTGGACTataaagtaaaagtaaaaggaaaaaacagtGCTATGAAGAGGGACTCATGAGAGCATGTTAGGTAGctgatttgatatatatatatatagacacacacagtAAATTTGCTATTCAGCATTTGAGCTCTCTATATATAAACTttactaaatatataatttgtttttgtcaacCAATAATAGCAATTTTTGGCCGtcaagattcttttttttttaattataataatcaatatCCTTTTAAATTCCTACCCATAATTCAATCTCAAACCTGAGCTGAAATGAATTCTTCTAATTATATTTGCATAAATAGAGAACTTAAATTGAGGGAAGTCAATTAATTGgagtaatgatatttttttttcttaatttgaatttataggataatttttttttatatcctggaatataaaagataaaaacataagatattgaagatatgtatttttaaatccgGATTAACAGACTTTTTGTATTTCTTGGGGTATGCTCTCggatttctatttatattttttaaaatgcattttaactcattttttaaaaaaatatggaggaCATgtcttcttatattttattttttaaaaatataaaaattcactttaaaaatattagagaaacaatttattttatatccatGCTTCTATATCTCTTCagtcatgtatattttttatcttttctattctaAAATACTATCTAAACACAACCTTGATCAACCATGCACTCGTCCCATCTCTTTGATGAGCCAAAAACCAATAAgaaatttataatattcttcCAAATTAACAACTTTCAACATgtgattattatatttctttgtGCATGGTAGAGTTGAAGAAGttgtcttttttggttttttataaagAGTTTTAAGCAGATCCTGCCGAGACATTCTCGAGCTAGGAACTGCTCGATCATGGCCTTTTATATTAAAGGTAAATTCTTGAGATGGGTGTTGCTAGAACCTTTCCAGAATCTGCCATCATCACTTGTGAAGTTACCCTATTTGGACATGTTCTGCAGAATTTAGGGCATAAAGGAACTCCACCATGAGCCGGTAAACAAAGACTGCTAGTGCTTTGCGGTCATTTCATGTAAAGAGATTCATAGTTGGGGTCCCATTGTTTTTCTAAACATGGTAACATTGAAGCTGGATTGCCACAAATGGAGGCTCAAGCATTCATCTTTTTCCTTGATATTCCACACTGGGTTTCACATTGTTCAAAAGCCTATTCATGCTTTTAGAATCATGGGTTTTTATGAGGTCGAAGTGGATGCTTTGTAGTCAATCATATACATTGTTATGCTACTCCACTATTTGGtataaacaaggaaaagaaaaaaacatttaacagaTGAGAACAAACAAATCATCATGCTCTAGCTAACCCACAGAGATTTGTAGCTAGATTACTACAATTGGAGTAAGGTACCTTTGATCATGGATCTTGTATTCAAGtaattttatcgattttatatatagtttatgaATTCCTTGACTTTTCTGCACCATCCAAATTCGAGATTTCTTCCAAAACAAGGAAGTAATTAAGCTCAATTTCAGCTATCAATTGCGAAGAGATGATATATGACCTCACACAACTGTTATCAAACAGTGGAGGTATCGACTGTACATATATTACTGATAATCTATTTTGTGGAACCTCCAGTAAGGTTCGTGGAAGTCCTCTCCGAGGACATTTGTGGAGTTGTGACTCTCAGGTTTTGTAGACTGCATAATTATTCCTCCTAGTGCCAAGGTTTACTGATAAAAAGGGTTCCGAGATGTCTATTTATAAACCAACATTTAACAAGGAATCGAAGGTTTATATGGTCGGTTTTGCTGCATGCAGTgaaattatgcaaaattatggtTTCGAATTCTTCGTAGTTAAAGAATATTTTGCAAATCCAGAATATTATCAATAAACCGAGGGGAGGAAAAACCAAGAATCAAcaatttaatgaagaaaaaactgGAGTTGAATCATAAAGAtcagatttaattaaaaaaaagaagctaaaatcACCTCGATGAACATGAATttcgagagagagaaaaggttttaatttaaatgttatatCATCATCAATTTGACTGATTTCTTGATATAATCATGAACAAGAACAGCATCTTTGTAGGACAATGGATACCTAATTTATAGAAACCAAAATATCTCATAaactttatgtgtgtgtgtagacAGAAAGACGTTTCGAGTTCAACCCATTATCAATTCTTGTACCGAGTGATCATCTCGATCCATGGAAATCTGAAACCAAAAAGGCCTGTCCAGCTCTTTAAGTGCAAGGTTGaaagttcttttctttctttttctcatggCTGTCAGACTTGATTTGAGATGACCCCCAGAAGTTTCTGTAGCTGTATATTGGATAgacttgaattaattatttttatcaagacAATGTTTTGAGAACTTGGACGTGTCTAGTGGTACTACGAgagttattgatttttatactttaaaatatattaaaatattttttttaatttttaaaaattattaaaataaactaaaaatatatttaaaaaaaaaacaatttcaaccttattttcaaataaaatattagtatGGTTAGCCAAATTTAAACACTGTCCGGAATGGAATTGCGTTTCCaaactattaaaattattttttatattttcgaaATGTTTTGATGTACgaatgtaaaaattaattttttaaaaataaaaaatatatattatcttaatgcttttttaaaaaaaaaaactgtaaaaatcaatcattaataCCGACTCAAACACAcaattaatcaagttaat
The DNA window shown above is from Populus trichocarpa isolate Nisqually-1 chromosome 4, P.trichocarpa_v4.1, whole genome shotgun sequence and carries:
- the LOC18098131 gene encoding CEN-like protein 2, with product MAKMSEPLVVGRVIGDVIDHFTANVKMTVTYQSNRKQVFNGHELFPSAVTHKPKVEVHGGDMRSFFTLVMTDPDVPGPSDPYLREHLHWIVTDIPGTTDATFGREVMNYEMPRPNIGIHRFVFLLFKQKGRQTVTTPASRDKFNTRKFAEENELGLPVAAVFFNAQRETAARKR